Proteins encoded in a region of the Zea mays cultivar B73 chromosome 2, Zm-B73-REFERENCE-NAM-5.0, whole genome shotgun sequence genome:
- the LOC103646082 gene encoding mitogen-activated protein kinase kinase kinase YODA has product MPTWWGKSSSKDVKKTTKENLIDTFHRLISPNEQKGSTKSKRNCRRGNNTAAEKVCKSTTVSRPTSPSKEVSRCQSFSADRLHAQPLPIPGVRPRVTRAVADVNVSKPILEKRGKPPLLLPLPKPNPLHRGPGSSDIPSEIVVASVSSNCSADSEDRADSQLQSPVGNDTNNVKKVSSKNKSSNVCKDHSGAITTKTTKEILKPAANAFLSNHTQSAPPRGISADNNQLNLQNPQPVVFESAPNSLMSSPSRSPRPICPDHILTSAFWAVKPHADVTFLGSGQCSSPGSGQTSGHNSVGGDMLSQLFLQPTRGSPECSPVPSPRMTSPGPSSRVHSGSVSPLHPRSGGLAPESPTSRHDGGKKKQTHKLPLPPLSIAHSPFFPNNSTPSSPISVPRSPGRTENPSSPASRWKKGKLIGRGTSGHVYVGFNSDSGEMCAMKEVTLFLDDPKSKESAKQLGQEISLLSRLRHPNIVQYYGSEMVEDKLYIYLEYVSGGSIHKLLQEYGQLGEPAIRSYTLQILSGLAYLHAKNTVHRDIKGANILVNPSGRVKLADFGMAKHINGQHCPFSFKGSPYWMAPEVIKNSNGCNLVVDIWSLGCTVLEMATSKPPWSQYEGIAAVFKIGNSKELPPIPDYLSEHCRDFIRKCLQRDPSQRPTAVELLQHPFIQNGISLEKSVTPNHLEHLAAISCRTKPKVAVQTRNASLGFEGQTIYQRRGVKLSSKHSDIHIRSNTSCPVSPCRSPLLKARSPQHTSGKMSPSPISSPRTTSGTSTPLSGGNGAIPFNHLRYATYSSEGFGTTSRGLDDHFSNCHKDLNLGHFAEAHQVSQGPRERVVSEADILSPQFRKKLGNVFDLRERLSPSEHFTRRALVDHVELNPSNPGLKRGK; this is encoded by the exons ATGCCGACATGGTGGGGTAAATCATCGTCAAAAGATGTTAAGAAAACCACCAAGGAAAACCTGATCGATACATTTCATCGCTTGATAAGTCCAAATGAGCAAAAGGGAAGCACAAAATCAAAACGGAATTGCAGGCGTGGCAATAATACAGCTGCTGAGAAAGTTTGCAAATCAACAACAGTGTCACGTCCAACTTCTCCATCGAAAGAAGTTTCTCGCTGCCAAAGTTTTTCGGCTGATAGGCTGCATGCCCAGCCACTTCCTATTCCTGGAGTACGCCCTCGAGTAACTCGTGCAGTTGCTGATGTCAATGTTTCAAAGCCCATATTGGAAAAACGTGGCAAACCTCCACTGCTTTTGCCACTTCCTAAACCCAATCCACTTCACCGGGGACCTGGAAGCAGTGATATTCCTTCAGAAATAGTGGTTGCTTCTGTCTCTAGCAATTGTTCTGCTGATAGTGAGGATCGTGCAGATTCTCAGCTTCAGAGCCCTGTTGGGAATGATACTAACAATGTAAAAAAGGTTTCTTCAAAGAACAAGTCAAG TAATGTTTGCAAGGATCACTCTGGTGCTATTACTACCAAGACCACGAAAGAAATATTGAAGCCAGCTGCTAATGCATTCCTCAGTAACCATACACAGTCCGCGCCACCAAGAGGTATCTCAGCTGACAATAATCAACTAAATTTACAAAATCCCCAGCCAGTAGTTTTTGAGAGTGCTCCCAATAGTTTGATGTCAAGTCCTTCGAGAAGTCCAAGACCAATATGTCCTGATCATATTCTGACTTCAGCATTTTGGGCAGTGAAGCCTCATGCTGATGTAACTTTCCTTGGATCTGGTCAGTGCTCCAGTCCAGGTTCAGGACAAACATCTGGACATAATTCAGTGGGTGGTGATATGCTATCCCAGCTTTTTTTGCAGCCCACCAGAGGTAGTCCAGAGTGTTCACCAGTTCCTAGCCCAAGAATGACAAGTCCTGGTCCTAGTTCTCGTGTGCACAGTGGAAGTGTTTCCCCATTGCATCCAAGGTCTGGAGGACTGGCACCTGAATCTCCTACAAGTCGGCATGATGGTGGAAAGAAGAAGCAAACCCATAAATTGCCCCTTCCACCATTGAGCATCGCTCACAGTCCATTTTTTCCGAATAACTCGACACCAAGTAGTCCTATTTCAGTACCCCGTAGCCCTGGCAGAACAGAGAATCCATCAAGTCCTGCATCGCGATGGAAGAAGGGCAAGCTGATTGGTCGTGGGACATCTGGTCATGTATATGTTGGCTTCAACAG TGATAGTGGTGAAATGTGCGCAATGAAAGAGGTTACCCTATTCTTGGATGATCCTAAATCAAAGGAGAGTGCAAAGCAATTGGGGCAG GAAATATCACTCTTGAGTCGCTTACGACATCCAAATATTGTACAATACTATGGATCAGAAATG GTTGAAGATAAACTTTACATATATTTGGAATATGTTTCTGGTGGATCCATACATAAACTTCTACAAGAATATGGACAGCTTGGTGAACCAGCAATACGCAGCTACACCCTTCAGATACTTTCAGGCTTAGCTTATTTGCATGCCAAGAATACGGTCCACAG GGACATCAAAGGTGCCAACATACTAGTAAATCCAAGTGGCCGTGTTAAGCTTGCAGACTTTGGAATGGCAAAACAT ATCAATGGGCAGCACTGTCCTTTTTCATTTAAGGGTAGTCCATACTGGATGGCTCCAGAG GTTATAAAAAATTCTAATGGATGCAACCTTGTGGTTGACATATGGAGTTTAGGTTGCACTGTCCTGGAAATGGCTACCTCAAAGCCACCATGGAGCCAGTATGAAGGG ATTGCTGCAGTGTTTAAGATTGGGAATAGCAAGGAACTTCCACCAATACCGGATTATCTTTCGGAGCACTGCAGGGACTTCATTAGGAAGTGTCTGCAACGTGACCCGTCTCAACGTCCAACGGCAGTTGAGCTTTTGCAACACCCGTTCATACAAAATGGAATTTCACTTGAGAAATCTGTTACTCCTAATCATTTGGAGCATTTGGCTGCCATATCATGCAGAACAAAACCCAAG GTGGCCGTGCAGACAAGAAATGCCTCCTTAGGTTTTGAGGGTCAGACGATTTACCAAAGAAGGGGTGTAAAACTATCTTCAAAACACAG TGATATTCACATACGAAGCAATACATCCTGTCCAGTTTCTCCATGTCGGAGCCCCCTGCTAAAGGCGAGGTCCCCCCAACACACAAGTGGCAAAATGTCACCCTCTCCTATTTCGAGCCCCAGAACTACATCAGGCACTTCCACACCCCTATCTGGTGGTAATGGTGCAATTCCTTTTAACCACCTAAGGTATGCAACTTACAGCAGCGAGGGATTTGGGACCACATCAAGAGGCCTAGATGATCACTTCTCCAACTGTCATAAAGATCTGAACCTTGGGCATTTTGCTGAGGCGCATCAAGTCTCACAGGGACCTAGGGAAAGGGTAGTATCTGAAGCTGATATTCTGAGCCCTCAATTTAGAAAGAAACTTGGAAATGTATTTGACTTGCGGGAAAGGTTGTCCCCTTCTGAACATTTTACTCGTCGTGCCTTGGTGGATCATGTGGAGCTAAATCCTTCAAACCCTGGACTAAAGCGTGGTAAATAA